A single window of Liolophura sinensis isolate JHLJ2023 chromosome 6, CUHK_Ljap_v2, whole genome shotgun sequence DNA harbors:
- the LOC135468991 gene encoding protein C3orf33-like, with product MSGDKILGESESERKAAITAADGVGTSLLTKKDRSLLDSVFILIDENIRTIRYSLYAVGAIGALILARSLHVHKKFTKLSDIPVEFITKNISFRGHVKAVDRGHLLHVDHLPIYTLRWLPSGEGLLPVRLAGVRISPVGSKWLADKVMGNVVKVTPLQLVNDAMDSVVFLEKGFLRRSTCVNKALIEQGLCKVDYPDTLPSSDAYRRLLDSLIACETRADRKGKGLWGNRTTDITSQQRRWSLKNSWNWLCGKFVKRKS from the exons ATGTCAGGCGACAAAATCTTAGGGGAAAGCGAAAGTGAAAGAAAGGCCGCCATAACTGCCGCTGACGGAGTGGGCACTAGCTTGTTGACCAAGAAAGATAGGTCTTTACTTGACAGTGTGTTCATCTTAATTGACGAAAACATAAGAACGATACGT TATAGCCTGTATGCAGTTGGAGCAATAGGGGCATTAATACTGGCCAGAAGTCTTCATGTG cACAAAAAATTCACCAAGCTCTCTGACATACCTGTGGAGTTTATCACCAAGAACATCTCATTTCGTGGCCATGTGAAGGCAGTGGATAGAGGTCACCTACTCCATGTGGATCATCTGCCCATTTACACATTAAGATGGCTGCCATCGGGAG AGGGGCTGTTGCCTGTAAGGCTGGCTGGGGTTCGCATCAGCCCAGTGGGATCTAAATGGCTGGCTGATAAGGTCATGGGGAATGTTGTCAAGGTCACTCCTCTCCAACTTGTTAATGATGCCATGGACAGTGTTGTCTTTTTAGAAAAG GGCTTTTTACGCAGATCGACATGTGTTAACAAAGCCTTGATAGAGCAGGGGTTGTGTAAGGTGGATTACCCTGACACTTTACCCTCCTCAGATGCTTACCGCAGACTGCTGGACAGCCTCATCGCATGCGAGACTCGAGCAGACAGAAAGGGGAAAGGCCTGTGGGGAAACAGGACGACTGACATCACCAGCCAACAACGGCGCTGGAGTTTAAAGAATTCATGGAACTGGCTGTGTGGCAAATTTGTAAAGCGAAAAAGTTAA
- the LOC135468643 gene encoding synaptojanin-2-binding protein-like encodes MDVGLPVVDITLERGGAGLGFNIKGGIDAPHVPGETGIFVTKVREDGAAFKDGRLKEGDRILEINKKNIEHVTHNEAVQLFVNSGNRVQMKVQHGAERILRERLARNPGMSKSGGDDDKSVYWKAGLVGLSVSLALFLVYRFYRKGSVFPR; translated from the exons ATGGACGTGGGTCTGCCAGTTGTCGATATAACCCTTGAGAGAGGGGGAGCAG GTTTGGGCTTTAATATCAAAGGGGGTATAGATGCCCCACACGTACCAGGGGAGACTGGAATCTTTGTCACCAAAGTTCGAGAAGATGGAGCTGCATTTAAGGATGGACGTCTGAAGGAAGGAGACCGTATCCTTGAG ataaacaaaaagaacattGAACATGTGACACATAATGAAGCTGTGCAACTGTTTGTAAACTCGGGCAATCGTGTGCAAATGAAAGTGCAGCATGGGGCAGAAAGAATTCTCAGA GAGCGACTTGCACGAAACCCAGGAATGTCCAAGAGTGGTGGGGATGATGATAAATCTGTATACTGGAAAGCTGGTTTGGTTGGTCTATCGGTATCATTAGCTTTATTCTTGGTGTATAGGTTCTACAGAAAGGGATCTGTATTTCCAAGATAA